One window of the Cryptomeria japonica chromosome 7, Sugi_1.0, whole genome shotgun sequence genome contains the following:
- the LOC131056879 gene encoding G-type lectin S-receptor-like serine/threonine-protein kinase At1g11330 isoform X2 codes for MSSASTSTAPNKEISCAVARKPSPSAGLSSLSLDLLIRYIDNVLSAIINQSLGCKIIDSGTELRDLVQPVASDFSNIFDGISEGAKMFSDQLSTEAHSVAVEVLKGLGSVHWVAVGLLAIAKVLERFDNISANDRECIDLLKAMLKLGKYLKQMKDIYADLNKEILEDMSEAAKLIVSGAILCCSFITSNKLSKFLLTKKIRDELVYVRGKVDSMKADLMLQMQVLTVTTLTFYHRQYNVAGGNEENDCLQVTEQKPSEQSKDAESVTKESCETKLEGSESDTTQSWGQDIHNGVNEHPKVETPLRGSLGLGGFLKRTIPIILGLKKPSPSPSPSPSPAPALPPSPYIQIKMLVKEIQSSPIEFKRDELKRATKGFSKQIGKGGFGNVYYGILSDGKRVAIKVLSKESRQGEKQWMNELRTLSKLRHRNIMELVGYCIEGGMMLVYDYVPRNLSNVIFGEQPVQFFDWPTRQKIILDIIRGLAYLHEGAQVCILLNDIKPNNILLDENLNAKICDFGLARILEPDCAQYVNKELPTNYEMILRDATESDTTTYRTVAGTPGYLDPEYFRTGRASVESDIYSFGVTLLNIVSGKRATEYVDDRMLTQHAWRLHEEDRLHDLIDPRLLNGDGLINSSSISRTIITALWCTHNECKARPSASGVLMMLLSEEKKSLPTRTVAEKVSVPDLNFNRSKATMLNDKYLESSYVRDSNSHPSRCPDLSYVRDWSFHTDMLSGESSESRARLR; via the exons ATGAGTAGTGCCTCAACGAGTACTGCTCCCAATAAAGAAATTTCATGTGCTGTTGCTCGCAAACCTTCTCCTTCAGCTGGACTTTCTAGCTTGTCCCTCGATCTACTTATACGCTACATCGATAACGTTTTGTCTGCTATCATCAACCAG AGCTTGGGCTGCAAAATAATTGATAGTGGAACAGAGCTAAGGGATTTAGTGCAGCCTGTTGCCTCAGATTTTTCCAACATATTTGATGGCATTTCAGAGGGTGCAAAAATGTTCTCGGATCAG CTTTCTACCGAGGCACATTCAGTGGCGGTTGAAGTATTGAAAGGATTGGGGAGTGTACACTGGGTTGCAGTGGGGCTTTTAGCGATAGCTAAAGTTCTAGAAAGATTCGACAACATTTCTGCAAATGACAGAGAATGCATAGACCTTCTTAAAGCTATGCTTAAGCTCGGTAAATACCTGAAACAGATGAAAGATATTTATGCTGATTTGAACAAGGAGATTTTAGAAGATATGAGCGAAGCTGCTAAATTGATTGTTTCTGGTGCGATTCTGTGTTGTTCCTTTATCACATCGAACAAATTATCCAA GTTCTTGTTAACAAAGAAGATCCGCGATGAACTTGTCTATGTTCGCGGAAAAGTAGATTCTATGAAAGCTGATCTGATGCTTCAAATGCAAGTTCTAACCGTGACTACACTTACCTTCTATCATCGGCAATATAATGTTGCAG GTGGGAACGAAGAGAATGATTGCCTTCAAGTAACAGAACAAAAGCCCTCCGAACAATCCAAAGATGCAGAGA GTGTGACTAAGGAGAGCTGTGAAACAAAGCTCGAAGGATCAGAGTCAGACACTACTCAATCTTGGGGACAAGATATTCATAATGGGGTAAATGAGCACCCAAAAGTCGAAACGCCACTACGTGGCTCTCTTGGGCTGGGTGGATTTCTTAAAAGAACGATTCCAATCATATTGGGACTCAAAAAGCCTTCTCCTTCCCCTTCCCCTTCCCCTTCCCCTGCCCCTGCTCTGCCCCCTTCCCCTTATATacagataaaaatgttggtgaaaGAGATTCAATCATCTCCAATTGAGTTCAAACGCGACGAATTAAAAAGGGCAACAAAAGGGTTTTCTAAACAGATAGGCAAAGGTGGTTTTGGGAATGTGTATTAC GGAATTCTTTCCGATGGAAAACGAGTGGCAATAAAGGTGTTGAGCAAAGAAAGTCGTCAAGGCGAAAAACAGTGGATGAACGAGCTGAGGACTCTAAGCAAGCTACGCCATCGGAACATCATGGAGCTGGTGGGATATTGCATTGAAGGCGGTATGATGTTAGTCTATGATTATGTCCCACGAAACCTGTCAAACGTCATTTTTGGTGAGCAGCCAGTGCAGTTCTTCGATTGGCCAACAAGACAGAAGATTATATTGGACATAATAAGGGGACTCGCATATCTTCATGAGGGTGCACAAGTCTGCATATTGCTTAATGACATTAAACCCAATAACATTCTTCTAGATGAGAACTTAAACGCCAAGATATGTGATTTTGGTCTTGCTAGAATACTGGAACCAGATTGCGCCCAATATGTGAACAAGGAGCTTCCTACAAATTACGAGATGATCCTACGAGACGCAACTGAATCTGATACCACTACATATAGGACTGTGGCTGGAACACC GGGTTACCTGGATCCTGAGTATTTTAGAACCGGTCGTGCGAGTGTGGAATCCGACATTTACAGCTTTGGAGTGACGCTGTTAAATATCGTATCTGGCAAAAGAGCAACTGAATACGTAGATGACCGGATGCTCACTCAGCAC GCGTGGAGGTTACATGAAGAGGATCGGCTCCATGACCTAATAGACCCTCGATTACTCAATGGTGATGGTTTAATTAATTCAAGCAGCATATCAAGAACAATAATAACAGCTCTCTGGTGCACTCATAATGAATGCAAGGCACGCCCATCAGCATCAGGAGTATTAATGATGCTTTTATCAGAAGAAAAAAAATCACTTCCCACCCGGACAGTTGCAGAAAAAGTTTCAGTACCCGATTTGAATTTCAACCGTAGTAAAGCAACAATGCTGAATGACAAGTATTTGGAATCAAGTTACGTAAGAGATTCCAATTCCCACCCAAGCAGATGTCCGGATTTGAGTTACGTGAGAGACTGGAGTTTTCACACAGATATGCTGAGTGGGGAGAGTAGTGAATCAAGAGCTAGACTCAGATAA
- the LOC131056879 gene encoding G-type lectin S-receptor-like serine/threonine-protein kinase At1g11330 isoform X1: MSSASTSTAPNKEISCAVARKPSPSAGLSSLSLDLLIRYIDNVLSAIINQSLGCKIIDSGTELRDLVQPVASDFSNIFDGISEGAKMFSDQKFLKSQLSTEAHSVAVEVLKGLGSVHWVAVGLLAIAKVLERFDNISANDRECIDLLKAMLKLGKYLKQMKDIYADLNKEILEDMSEAAKLIVSGAILCCSFITSNKLSKFLLTKKIRDELVYVRGKVDSMKADLMLQMQVLTVTTLTFYHRQYNVAGGNEENDCLQVTEQKPSEQSKDAESVTKESCETKLEGSESDTTQSWGQDIHNGVNEHPKVETPLRGSLGLGGFLKRTIPIILGLKKPSPSPSPSPSPAPALPPSPYIQIKMLVKEIQSSPIEFKRDELKRATKGFSKQIGKGGFGNVYYGILSDGKRVAIKVLSKESRQGEKQWMNELRTLSKLRHRNIMELVGYCIEGGMMLVYDYVPRNLSNVIFGEQPVQFFDWPTRQKIILDIIRGLAYLHEGAQVCILLNDIKPNNILLDENLNAKICDFGLARILEPDCAQYVNKELPTNYEMILRDATESDTTTYRTVAGTPGYLDPEYFRTGRASVESDIYSFGVTLLNIVSGKRATEYVDDRMLTQHAWRLHEEDRLHDLIDPRLLNGDGLINSSSISRTIITALWCTHNECKARPSASGVLMMLLSEEKKSLPTRTVAEKVSVPDLNFNRSKATMLNDKYLESSYVRDSNSHPSRCPDLSYVRDWSFHTDMLSGESSESRARLR, translated from the exons ATGAGTAGTGCCTCAACGAGTACTGCTCCCAATAAAGAAATTTCATGTGCTGTTGCTCGCAAACCTTCTCCTTCAGCTGGACTTTCTAGCTTGTCCCTCGATCTACTTATACGCTACATCGATAACGTTTTGTCTGCTATCATCAACCAG AGCTTGGGCTGCAAAATAATTGATAGTGGAACAGAGCTAAGGGATTTAGTGCAGCCTGTTGCCTCAGATTTTTCCAACATATTTGATGGCATTTCAGAGGGTGCAAAAATGTTCTCGGATCAG AAATTCTTGAAGTCTCAGCTTTCTACCGAGGCACATTCAGTGGCGGTTGAAGTATTGAAAGGATTGGGGAGTGTACACTGGGTTGCAGTGGGGCTTTTAGCGATAGCTAAAGTTCTAGAAAGATTCGACAACATTTCTGCAAATGACAGAGAATGCATAGACCTTCTTAAAGCTATGCTTAAGCTCGGTAAATACCTGAAACAGATGAAAGATATTTATGCTGATTTGAACAAGGAGATTTTAGAAGATATGAGCGAAGCTGCTAAATTGATTGTTTCTGGTGCGATTCTGTGTTGTTCCTTTATCACATCGAACAAATTATCCAA GTTCTTGTTAACAAAGAAGATCCGCGATGAACTTGTCTATGTTCGCGGAAAAGTAGATTCTATGAAAGCTGATCTGATGCTTCAAATGCAAGTTCTAACCGTGACTACACTTACCTTCTATCATCGGCAATATAATGTTGCAG GTGGGAACGAAGAGAATGATTGCCTTCAAGTAACAGAACAAAAGCCCTCCGAACAATCCAAAGATGCAGAGA GTGTGACTAAGGAGAGCTGTGAAACAAAGCTCGAAGGATCAGAGTCAGACACTACTCAATCTTGGGGACAAGATATTCATAATGGGGTAAATGAGCACCCAAAAGTCGAAACGCCACTACGTGGCTCTCTTGGGCTGGGTGGATTTCTTAAAAGAACGATTCCAATCATATTGGGACTCAAAAAGCCTTCTCCTTCCCCTTCCCCTTCCCCTTCCCCTGCCCCTGCTCTGCCCCCTTCCCCTTATATacagataaaaatgttggtgaaaGAGATTCAATCATCTCCAATTGAGTTCAAACGCGACGAATTAAAAAGGGCAACAAAAGGGTTTTCTAAACAGATAGGCAAAGGTGGTTTTGGGAATGTGTATTAC GGAATTCTTTCCGATGGAAAACGAGTGGCAATAAAGGTGTTGAGCAAAGAAAGTCGTCAAGGCGAAAAACAGTGGATGAACGAGCTGAGGACTCTAAGCAAGCTACGCCATCGGAACATCATGGAGCTGGTGGGATATTGCATTGAAGGCGGTATGATGTTAGTCTATGATTATGTCCCACGAAACCTGTCAAACGTCATTTTTGGTGAGCAGCCAGTGCAGTTCTTCGATTGGCCAACAAGACAGAAGATTATATTGGACATAATAAGGGGACTCGCATATCTTCATGAGGGTGCACAAGTCTGCATATTGCTTAATGACATTAAACCCAATAACATTCTTCTAGATGAGAACTTAAACGCCAAGATATGTGATTTTGGTCTTGCTAGAATACTGGAACCAGATTGCGCCCAATATGTGAACAAGGAGCTTCCTACAAATTACGAGATGATCCTACGAGACGCAACTGAATCTGATACCACTACATATAGGACTGTGGCTGGAACACC GGGTTACCTGGATCCTGAGTATTTTAGAACCGGTCGTGCGAGTGTGGAATCCGACATTTACAGCTTTGGAGTGACGCTGTTAAATATCGTATCTGGCAAAAGAGCAACTGAATACGTAGATGACCGGATGCTCACTCAGCAC GCGTGGAGGTTACATGAAGAGGATCGGCTCCATGACCTAATAGACCCTCGATTACTCAATGGTGATGGTTTAATTAATTCAAGCAGCATATCAAGAACAATAATAACAGCTCTCTGGTGCACTCATAATGAATGCAAGGCACGCCCATCAGCATCAGGAGTATTAATGATGCTTTTATCAGAAGAAAAAAAATCACTTCCCACCCGGACAGTTGCAGAAAAAGTTTCAGTACCCGATTTGAATTTCAACCGTAGTAAAGCAACAATGCTGAATGACAAGTATTTGGAATCAAGTTACGTAAGAGATTCCAATTCCCACCCAAGCAGATGTCCGGATTTGAGTTACGTGAGAGACTGGAGTTTTCACACAGATATGCTGAGTGGGGAGAGTAGTGAATCAAGAGCTAGACTCAGATAA
- the LOC131856299 gene encoding uncharacterized protein LOC131856299 yields the protein MAVDVLKGVGNAHWAAVGLLAVANVLERLDKISSNDRECIDLLKATLDLAKYIKMVRDIDADFHREILKKTSESLHLIVSGAILCHSFIRCNRITKFLTAKKICEELV from the exons ATGGCCGTGGATGTGTTAAAAGGAGTGGGCAACGCTCATTGGGCTGCAGTAGGGCTTTTGGCAGTAGCTAATGTTCTGGAAAGATTGGACAAGATTTCTTCAAATGACAGGGAATGCATAGATCTTCTCAAAGCGACGTTAGACTTAGCTAAGTATATTAAGATGGTGAGAGACATCGATGCTGATTTCCACagagaaatcttgaagaaaacgtCCGAATCTCTTCATTTGATAGTAAGCGGGGCAATCTTGTGTCACTCCTTTATCAGATGCAACAGAATAACCAA gttccTGACAGCAAAGAAGATCTGTGAAGAACTTGTGTAG
- the LOC131856585 gene encoding probable serine/threonine-protein kinase PBL23, which translates to MKIDIVLLMNHMILCSLTFHLSKQHHRTNDDGSLNQHYTNDTGETPDRSETKISTKTSETVCVEALFPETGNLHLSNQKNAFQLRERLLRTFIAFGGYFKHTANGLRKIAGLRFEECRKPVHTLSMKQKETHTIGSLSVEEETHSLDYLPGEVEHGFTFEELVTATNGFRKLLGQGGFGFTYRGILSDGRHVVIKRSRDKSRALQRELECITNLKHPNILDLVGSCITGDELLLLFDYMANEDLSSLLFEPRDNQVLDWPTRKKIINGVASALVYLQESADVCIVHGDIKPTNILIDEDFNAKVSDFGIARKHPEAKSMDNKNGEEEGVYVDFEESSNDPHHSTGAAGTVGYVAPECIRTGQVTKKADIYNVGLLMLNLISGKRCIEIDGVTNKMQSLVLLANKLSDEDRLGELIDPRLLKTRGFDSESILRTTHIALLCSHFQAEYRPTTSDMFKFLSSESSPFHIHNLQEQQEMIKIDHGLQITALELL; encoded by the exons ATGAAAATAGATATTGTTCTTCTGATGAATCATATGATCCTATGTTCACTTACATTCCACCTATCAAAGCAACATCACCGTACTAATGATGATGGAAGCTTAAATCAGCACTATACCAATGATACAG GTGAAACGCCTGATAGATCTGAAACAAAAATCTCTACAAAAACATCAGAGACTGTATGTGTAGAGGCTCTATTCCCAGAAACTGGTAATCTACATTTATCTAATCAGAAAAATGCATTCCAACTACGAGAAAGGCTACTGCGCACGTTTATCGCATTTGGGGGATATTTCAAGCACACTGCAAATGGCCTCAGAAAGATTGCTGGACTTAGATTTGAAGAATGCCGAAAGCCTGTTCATACACTTTCAATGAAGCAAAAGGAAACACATACTATTGGCAGTTTATCAGTGGAAGAAGAAACACATTCTCTTGACTACTTACCAGGGGAAG TTGAACATGGCTTCACCTTTGAGGAATTGGTGACGGCAACAAACGGGTTTAGAAAGTTGCTGGGTCAAGGAGGTTTCGGCTTTACATACAGG GGAATTTTATCTGATGGAAGGCATGTCGTAATAAAAAGATCGCGGGATAAAAGTAGAGCCTTACAGAGGGAATTGGAGTGCATAACAAATCTAAAGCATCCAAACATTCTGGATCTGGTGGGATCTTGCATTACAGGAGATGAGTTACTGCTTTTGTTTGACTATATGGCTAATGAAGATCTATCGAGTTTACTCTTTG AGCCAAGAGATAATCAAGTCCTTGACTGGCCCACCAGAAAGAAGATAATCAATGGAGTAGCGAGCGCACTCGTGTATCTTCAAGAGAGTGCCGATGTGTGCATAGTACACGGAGATATTAAACCAACAAATATTCTTATTGATGAGGATTTCAATGCAAAAGTTTCAGATTTTGGAATTGCAAGAAAACATCCTGAAGCGAAATCCATGGATAATAAAAATGGCGAGGAGGAAGGGGTGTATGTTGATTTTGAAGAATCATCAAATGACCCGCATCATTCAACCGGAGCTGCCGGCACAGT AGGTTACGTAGCCCCAGAATGCATTCGAACTGGTCAAGTGACAAAGAAGGCGGATATTTACAACGTTGGATTGCTTATGTTGAATTTGATATCTGGCAAAAGATGTATAGAAATCGATGGTGTTACAAATAAGATGCAGAGTCTTGTATTACTG GCGAACAAGTTATCTGATGAGGATCGGCTTGGTGAACTAATTGATCCTCGATTACTCAAGACGAGAGGGTTTGACTCGGAGAGCATATTGAGAACAACCCATATAGCTCTGTTGTGCTCTCACTTTCAAGCCGAATACCGCCCAACAACATCCGACATGTTTAAATTTCTTTCATCAGAAAGTAGTCCTTTCCACATCCATAATTTACAGGAACAGCAAGAAATGATTAAAATAGACCATGGTTTACAAATCACTGCCCTTGAACTATTGTAG